A window of Pyrus communis chromosome 3, drPyrComm1.1, whole genome shotgun sequence genomic DNA:
ttctgggttgcaggtagtgGGTGCAGAGGAGAAGGTGAAGGATGGGTCCACAgtgggtttggggaagacgggATGGAGAACAAAGgggtggtttttttgttttttttgtttttcctttttatggGTTACGGGTTTGCCTCGGGTTGGGGGGGATGGGAAGATGGATGAGGAGGAGGATGTGGAGGATGGGTTGGAGtggttttgaatttgggttGCAGGGAGGGACAACGAATGGGGATGATGATGAAGGGGATGGGGTTTTGGCGGCGCCCGAGGGGGAGGGGGATtaatgggttttggttttgggggAAAGGAATAATGGGTGGGGTGGGTTGCAGGGATGTGTTGcagcttttgattttttttttttggccacaTAAAATACATTTGGCAGCAACGTGGCAGCTACGTTAacacttaacggatcaatggatgaaaaatgtaacagaggtattattttgaaataaaatagtacttaaggtatgaaagtgaaatgttttaaagatgtggTAAAGAATTGAAGTAGActccaaacctgaggtatgaaagtgtaatttacccaataatCAAAGTAGAAACTGTGAAGAAAGAGTGAACTGAAAAATCAAGAGCGTAAGAACACGCCCAGGTTGTGAATATATGTAACCTTCGTCCTCTAAAAAGACTTTCAGAAAAAATACATCCCAAAACAAACTCTGAagaaaacaaaccctaattcgACGAAAGATTGGTCTACAAACAGAAGAAAGAAGGAGAAGGCAAACCCAGCTGTGTCTATGGTGGAAGACAGTACCACAAAAAGAAATCAGAGGGGTAATGGTTGGATTCTTGATGGCATTTGGTATTTATACCACCACCcccaaatccatcaaaatcccTCTCCCATTAAAATCCTAGCAAATCTTTGGTATTCTCACTACCCCTAGAATTGTGTGGACTTTTTAAAAATCTTAATCGACTATCCTTAGATTTGGACgtattctttaaaatcctcttAAATCCTAATTCGATTACACCATGATttcaaagtcttttaaaatcctctttcAAAATCATGATTGACTATCCCTAACTATTAAAATCCTACGAAATCCTATTTTGACTACACCCTCCTAATTTGTTAGCTATCCCACATCCGTGGggaaagtaaaaaataatgatTTTGAATATGATTATCTCACTCTAACTAATATTAAGGcatttttgtgataaaatggacaagtggtaattaccaagttaagACTATTGGTGTTGTTAAAGTGGGCACCAGACCCATAGATCTAAAAAATTCCaacataattaaaatcataagAGCGGTGCATGACTTCCTCAAATAATCATTGTTGCtccaatacaaaaaaaatatataaacatgaCTACTTAGAGAGAACGACAAACCAAGGGAGGTTTAGAAGGTACCTTCATGCAAGTAACAGAGATACCTGACGTGGGTTTTATGCGATCATGTTTGTAAAAGGTTCCTTTATTTTATAGATGGATAGTAGCTTTTGGGTCaaagatttgataggattttgatatttttgagtttgtatgttttatgGCTCTTGcgttttcttgaatttttaatttgtattaaTTTATTCTCATATTATCTGAAGATATATTAGGGGTTTTAAATCAAATGTGTTAGGAGTATTTTGGaaatatggtgatgggagaagatcgtttcaatttttaaatttttatgatgAGTAAAATGATAATGTGTGAGAAAatagaatgtttttttttttttttttttttttttgcaaactAACTTAAATATTAAAGCCTTAGGACAACcagtacatatttttttttttttttgataacatggaagaagaaaaagaaaatactaagAAATAGCTAATCTAGGTATAGCAACTCCAGAGCAGTCTCTATCTCGCTATTTAAACTTAATTTGGCTAACCCGTCAGCTGCAAAATTACGCTGTCTATGAATATGTTGCACATTACAACTCCAATTCTCTATGATCAAACTTCTGCACTCTAAGACAAGACCATATAGATGATGATTAATAAGGCTAGGTGAACCATGACTGAGAGAGACTACCAAAGCAGAATCAGCCTCCACAACAAGATGAGAGAAATTTCTAACTTTAGCTATCTTCAACCCATAAAACAAAGCCCAAAGCTAAGCATGGAGAACTTCCCCAACTCTTTTTTTAGCAATAAAGCCAGTAATCCAATTACTGTGCCAGTCTCTAATTATTCCTCCACTTCCAATCACCCCATGAGAACCAAGCCTAGCACCATCCACATTTAACTTAAAAGTCCCAGACAGAGGAGGAACCCAAGCCAAGAGAACCTGCACACGGTTATGTTTACTAGAGATGCTAACATTAGCTTTGAGCCATTCAGTAGAATACTCCAAGATGCATTTATTTGGATCAGGAGGTTTAATAAAATTAGGACAAAAAATATAGCACAACACCTTTACTTCCATATGAACCATAAGGTTACAGCAAAAACAAGGTTCCAAGGTAACCCAAGCTCATGCAGATCAATGCATTTTAAATTTGCCTCCACACAACCAAGGAATGAATCAAATTGGTTCCAATGAAGATGATGTGGAACATAAATATTTCTCCAGACCCATATAGCAGCATGACAACTTGAGAAAACATGTGACATATTCTCCACTGTAGAACTACAAATCTGACAAAAAGTGTTGCTAGACATGTGTCTTTTAAATGGTTGCTCATTAGTCAGCAGCTTACCATGAGACAAAATCCAAGGAAAGCATTTAACTTTAGGAGGAAACTTGATTTTCCAAATGAAAGCCCAAGAACTGTCAGCAAATTCCTGGTTAGGAAAATTCATAAGATAGCTACTTTTCAGACTGAACTCTCCATTACTGGTGCCATTTAGATCGTTGAGTCATTGTCACCACAGGACAAAGCAGCCGGAATACAAAGAATGTTTTGTATAACTTGGGAAGGAATCATAAGACTTAACTTATCAACATTCCAAGACCCATTCTCGATGAAGTCTACAACTTTTAAATTTGGAACCAAGCCATGAACCGAAGGCAGAACATAATTAATCAAGGTATCATTTCCAACCCAAATATCAGACCAGAAATTTGTATTTTAACCATTTCCAATTCTCCATTTCAGGCATTTATGTAAAGTCTCAACACCATAAGTAATACtcatccaagaagaagaagcaccCTTCCAgactttaattttaaaaagatCAGCCTTACCATGTTTGAGATACATTTTTGTCACATCTCGATCCAGGCTCCACCACATACCGagctcgactccgccgtagtacgatattgtccgctttgggccccgaccacgccctcacagctttgtttctgggaactcatgtgagaacttcccagtgggtcacctatcctgggattgctctcgcatgaactcgcttaactttggaatTCCGATGAAGCCCGAatctagtgagctcccaaaaggcctcgtgctataagGAGGGgagtatgtacatataaggcatagaggatcctttcccttgggcaatgtgggatctaacattTTCCTACAATTGATACAATTTAAGGAATGGTATTGGAATGTAAAAATAACCCTCTTTAAAGGAAAATAGTGCAAGTGGTCCAATATTCAAATAGATGCGGTGTTGAGTTTCTACCCATATGCCCCGGGTTTAAAACTTCTTtttccctaaattattgtaatagtttcaaatACTTCCCTCCCTTAATAATGACTAGATGCAGTACACACACTGtgtgatttaaaatttaagaagaattaaattaaatttatgttaaaaagttaatggATTGGGCAAGTTAGTAAAAGTGGAAAACAGTGGACGTGGGTGGGTGCAAATGAGAGAGATAGACAGTGTGAGTTTAGGTGTTCATAGGATGACATAGCTGTgaggttcaaaaaaaaaaaaaaaaaaaaacaaaaatttgtttgCGCAAAATTACTATAatgtccaatttttttttctaatattttctgTTAGTTATGTATAAAAGGGTATAATAGTAATTTCATTAGATgtttttggttgacaaacaaagttttattaatatgtaatttagataaattaaaaaaaaaaattttgttgaTACTAGTTGAAAATTCATATTAAAACATCAACTTAtgtctaaatatataaaaattattacctataaattaaatttcctaaaaaagaaatagaaggacctaaattaaattttttgaaaaagaaagagaattattattggtactttaaaaattttattttgcattctaaattttttataattaaaaaaaaatacatttataataaatatagaatgaaaattttaaaatgttaatatcagttctaaaaaaaaataaatggccTAATTTTTATTCTAGTTTGTGGTGCAAGGAAAAGACCAGCGGGAGGGTAACGGGAGGTCACGCCAaaaataagaaggaaaaaaaaaaaacgtgttcCAGATATCGGGTGGACTCTGAATGGCAATCCACGTGTCCGAACACGATTGGTCAGTAAGTTCTAGAAGGTCGTAGAAGTGGGTGTGAACGGAATCCAAACTCCCGTCTCAATTGGTTGGGAAACTATTTAAACCGACAGATCCCAACCGGTCCCCTCTCTGTGGGTCGCGCATATCGCAGATAAGAGAACTTTTTTTCGTGGCTTCTTCGCCCTCAGGTACGCTCTCTCTCGTTAGAAAAGCCCAATTGAAACCCTACTCATAATCCATGAGCCTTTCAGTAGCTTAGTCGAATTTGATTTCCCAaatatgctttataaaattttcaattttgttgagAATTTGTAGAATATTTGAACTTCAAAGGTAGCGTGCGGCCGAAATATTGGGTTTTTTTGTGTGTAGAATTTCGGGGGTTTTTGTTTGATCTGTGTGCTCCAACGTTTTAGGTTGATTACTGTATATTATTGTTGAATTTGAGTATTTAAaagttggttttttatttttataaggctaattttggttttttgttaattaatttcaatAATTTGGATGGTTATTAGGGTAGATTCTAACAATGTAGCTTCAATTAttggtttagttttgcaattggGCATATATGTTCATGATGCTGAACAAAGAAACGTATAAAATCGGGTATTTTTGTGCATTTGTaaggtttttggttttggtggttGAAGCACAGGAGCAAACCAGAAGGACTACTTTTCTAACTTGTATTGGCAATATACATGACTTCAGGAATTGGGGCGTTTTGTCTCGATTCTGGCAATCGAGAATGGATTAGGAAATTCCTTGGTTTGCTTGAGCTGTTGAAACTCAATCTATTATTTGTCTAAGTTTTGAATCTTACCATTTTTCTTTAATGGttatttttcagtgtgattggaTTCGCGATCTTCATTAGTTCAACACCCCGCATTTTCGTCTACGGATCATTTTGATATTGTACTGCGGAGATGGCAGAGGTGTGTACTGTaatatttattgtattttagtCTAGTGTTCCATTGTGTGTACTTCCTTTCTGGGTTTCCAATGCAGTTCTTGAATTGATGTATTAATTTGGTTGCAGGAGGTTCACAAGGTTATTTTGAATGTATACGACTTAAGCCAAGGATTAGCTAGGCAAATGTCCACGGCTTTCTTGGGGAAAGCCATCGAGGGCATATGGTAAGTTTCTTTGTTCATTGGAATTACGAGGAGTACGTCAATTTCTTCTCAGCAAGGCTTGTGTAAAGGTAATTAAATCTTCTATGTGAATTTTCAATCGCAGGCACACGGGATTGGTGGTTTATGGTAATGAGTACTATTTTGGGGGAGGCATACAACATGCTCCTGCTGGGTCAACACCGTATGGGACACCAATTAAAGTGGTAGATTTGGGTGTCACACATGTGCCCAAGGATGTATTTGAGATGTATTTGCAGGAGATCAGTCCCCGGTATACTGCAGAAACCTATAGTTTGCTTACTCACAATTGCAACAACTTTAGCAATGAGGTTGCTCAGTTTTTGGTGGGTGCAGCCATTCCAGACTATATTTTGCAGCTTCCTAATGAAGTTATGGGCAGTCCAATGGGAGCTCTTATTAGTAAGTTATTTTATCCATTGCTAATGCTGTGCTCTATTTGATTAGTGATAGTATAGAGTCTTCCATGTTTGCGTATTTGTACTTGGAAATTTAGATTAAAGCCATTTAATTTCCGACAGTGACTTTAAATTGAAATAAGGATTGCGGTTAATGGGAGAACCATGTGGTTAAATATTCTAATGCGGGGTTTTCTCTGCCGTTGTTTTGCAGTGCCCATGATACAGAATCTGGAAGCAACATTGAGAAGTGGTGCAGCTCCTCAAGCTCCGCAGTTCAGGCCTGCTTCCATGGTGCGAACAACCACTAGCACTAGCACTGCAAAACCCTTGAGCACTTCCAAAAAAGAGATTGGTGACAAATCGAAATCTGGAGCGCAGCAGCGCACCAAGTCAGAGGAGCAGGGAGCATCAGGAAGTGTGGTTAAACCTCCCAACGGAGTTGTAGATCCTCTGGGGGATGCTCGAAGTAAGGTGCAAGAGGAGATCTCTGCTGAGTTTGCTGCAATAATGGCAAGTGGAACACTGCGGGCAAGCGAGGCTGCAGCGCTTGCAACAAGAAGAGTGATGCAGAGATATGGTCATGCAGGTACCACGATGTCAAATGGTTAAGGGTTTGCGTTGTTTTAGAGTTGTGTTGGAGTTTGGCAATTATTTTTGGAAGCTGCAATTCGATTTGCTTCCGAACATTATAAAATCAAGTGATCATGTTACCTGTATGAAGCTGAATCCGTAGACGATGATCATAGGGTGTTTGTATTTTCTGTTCAATAATTAATGATCTTGTAGCGTTTCATCCGTGGCTTCATAGTCTAAAATATTTAAGGACTACCTGTAGACCCGAATACTTGTCCTCAAAGAGGCCTCATTTGGATTTGAGTGATTTGGAATTGAATGGTTTTAGTTCACCGTTACGTGCATTTAggatttctttatttttatttttattttttagtacattgatatttttacactaatgGAAGGGAGAGTTCGATTAAACCATACAACGGATAGCCTAATGtggtatcgaatttgtcatccacgagattcgaacctataATCTCTCATtttcaagtgaagaggaataccaccagactaTAATACTGAGTGATATGTGCATTTAGATTTGGTTGATCACTTGAACCAACAGTCTATAACCTTGATTTCCGTCTGCCTGTGTAATTTAGAGTAGTAATATGGCTCGGTAAATAGTTGTTTCTATATCAGTAAttgataattgaaaaaaaaaaaaaaaaaaaaaaaaaactgtagtAGTtgcatttacaaaaaaattaattctaatAACGGTACAATACAACGCGCATATTTGCACTTGCAAAATGCAAAGTGACCTCAGCATGCTATGAAGGGGCAGCTGAAATCGGGCTGCCTGATGAATTGCGAGCTTCACCGGTTGCACTGATATTTTCATTCTCTCTCGCGAGTATAGCTTCTTTTGGTCTGTTAAAAGCATCAGCGGGAATGTTTATGCCAGCGAATCCGATCATGACcgccacggctccaaggtaatCAGCAAAATGAGGAGCATGGCCAGTCATTGAGTCAACAATTGCCGCCAACGGAACCTGGATGGTCAGACCGGCCGTTGCTACCGTCGTGGTGGTTAGAAGAACGGCCTTGGCCCATAAGTAGTCGCTCAGAACATTATCCAACAAACCTAAGCACAACACAAAGATCTACATGATTCAGTACAGGAGAAATACTGCATAAAACTCAACATCATCTGTACGTATCAGTGCACCTCACGTCAACTAGTTCGCATCTTGCCTAAACATTTGACGAAATGAAATCCTGCCGAATCCAGAATTCTAGGATCGGAGTCTTTAGCGTTCCAATCGTAAGAATGCATGCATAGACAGATAGAAAAAAGCAAAGCAAACTCCTGTACAG
This region includes:
- the LOC137729168 gene encoding uncharacterized protein encodes the protein MAEEVHKVILNVYDLSQGLARQMSTAFLGKAIEGIWHTGLVVYGNEYYFGGGIQHAPAGSTPYGTPIKVVDLGVTHVPKDVFEMYLQEISPRYTAETYSLLTHNCNNFSNEVAQFLVGAAIPDYILQLPNEVMGSPMGALIMPMIQNLEATLRSGAAPQAPQFRPASMVRTTTSTSTAKPLSTSKKEIGDKSKSGAQQRTKSEEQGASGSVVKPPNGVVDPLGDARSKVQEEISAEFAAIMASGTLRASEAAALATRRVMQRYGHAGTTMSNG